The nucleotide sequence TCCCGCCAGTAAATTGGTGGTTCGACGGCGTGTCAGCCCCATATCCAATGCCAGCTTCTGCTCTCCATCACGATATAACGTCCGGTTTACTGCCAGCCGGTGAGTCTGGCTGTCACCTGTGTAGCGATAGGTTTGTGAACATGCCGGGATATTCTGAAAAGAGTCATTCCATGCATATTGATAACTGAATAACCAGTAACCGTAAGGAACCGTCACATTGGCGGAGAGGCTACGGCTTTGATGGCTATTGCGGAAGTCACTGTTGCGGCTGGCAGATAATGACCACTGGTCAGCAAGGTGTAATGGATTATCCAAATTTATGCTGGCATTGATTTGCTCGGTGCCGGTACTTTTTTGACCACTATTATCAGCCCCCAAACTGGCACTAACGGGTAAGCGAATCGACGTTCGTTTTAAGATAACCGTGGAATAACCCGGTTGTTTGCCCGGCTGAATATCAATGGTCATTTGTTGGGAAGGCAGGCGGTTCAAACGTTCCATGCCTTGTTCAATATCTCGCAGGTTAAGCGTTTTACCCACTATGCTCGGAAAAACCATTTTCAACGAGAGAGGTGTTTCTCCGTCCAGACTGACGGATTCAACTTTGCCTTCATTGACCGTAATAATGAGAATACCGGAGGATAAATCCTGTGCGTTGAGTCCGGCCCGGGAAGTGACATAACCCCGTTCAATATAGGCATTAGTGGTTTGTCGTACCAATGTATTAATGTCCTGCAAAGATAAGCAGTGGGATAAATAAGGGTGTATTAAGTGCTGTTTGATCGGTAGAGGCAGGCTTTTGGCACCGTCAAATTCAATCCGGTGAATGGTGTGGCAGATAGATTCTGCTGTACCCGGCGCTACATCAGGGGATGGAGATAAGGTGATGTTGTTGCGCAGCGTTTCCCGTTGCTGCTCGGCTTGTTGCAACAATGCTTTTTGTTGTTGCGTGATGGTTTCTTGATCCGCAGGGCTGATCGATGTTGAAGCATAGACCAGTTCGGAGATTGTCAGCAGGATAAGCCCTGTCAGGCGTCGGTGATAAAGAAAACGGCTTCCCATAAATAATCTTGATAGTTTAATAATAACATTAATAAACTATTCTAATGAGGGATTATTTTCTTGTCTGAATGAATAGTATGAAATGTGATCGAGATCGGTTATTTAATCCTGCTAATGGGGAATCTGATATATTAAACTCCGCAAAGTGGTGATAGGGATGGAGATATTATCTCCTTACTCCAACCCGGGTTCTTTTAACTTCTGTGTAATAGTATTGCGTTCCCAACCAAGCAATCGTGCAGTATCTGCGCGAGTATTATCTGACAGCTGCGCTACGTAATGGAAATGTACAAGTCATCATGCAGGATGATGCTAAGTTAGCCGGTCTATTGGCTAATAGCGTATGAAATGTTGAAAGCCGGTTAAATCGGCTTTCAACTTGCAGAGAAAGCTATTGATATTTCTCCGGTGACACAAAACCTACACAAACCAATATTGGCTTAGTTTCAGGTTCAGGCTGGAAAAGGAATTCCTCCGTGCTACTTATTCTTAATTTTGGCCAGTATTGCAGAACGCTGTGAAAATCTTCCTGTTCACAAGTTTTACCTTTTTCGCCTACCAAAATAGCACCGCTACGTACAATATCGCTTGCTTTAACATGGCGGTTGTAGATATTGGGTGCCTGCTTTCCCGGTATCCAAGGTTGGATAGTCTCTGGCTGACTTGGCGCGTAGACAGTCAGCCACTGATGTAAGTATTCGCCCCCGACATAATGGAGCGGTGTCGAATAGTGTTGATGCCAGCGTTGTTCCAGTTGCCAAGAAAAGTCTTTAATACCTTCGAATTTATGGCCGGCACCGCGAACATTGGCTGCCATAATCAGTACATATCCCATCAAAATCAATACCGCAACGACAATCAACCCTCTCAAAGTGCTGCGTAATGATTTTTGTGGAAATCGGGTAATAGAACCGACCAACAGCGCTGATGAAACAGACATAAAGGGGTGCAGCCATTCTGTCATTCTTCCGCCTTGATTGAATGAGAACCAGCAGTAGATAATCAGTAATGGCAACAAGATGATAATGTTTACCAATCGGTTCGGTTGCTCTTTCGGCCAGCTAATACGGCCGCCAAGCTGATAAATAATAATGCCAACGATAATCAGTGGATAAAATACTGATAATAACGATCGGGTGGTCTGTAAATTAAACCCGCTATCTATTTGTGAATTTACCCATTTGAAGGCGGCAAAATCATTATTCCACAGCCACCAGAAGTTAGGCAGGACCAGCACAAACCAGATAACCAGTGCGAGATAAAGCGCGGGTTGGCGGTAACATTGGCGAATTTTAGGTACAAACAGGGTCAATAGAAAAACTGAACCAACCAATGCCAATGTGGAATATTTTCCCATTGTTGCCAGCCCGGAACTAAGGGCAAACGCCAACCACCAATGTGGATTGTCATATACGGCTCGTAGAAAGAACAACATAATCCACGGCCAGAGCATAATTAGCAGATAATTATCGTTATATGGGATAATATCGAAGTTAATAATACCAGACAGATTCAATGTCAGCATGGCGAGCCATGCCAGCTCTTTTTTTCCTGTCAGTCGAAATGCCAGATGCCATACACCGAGCATGCTAATCGCGATAGCAATAAAGTGAATGAAATACCAGTAAAAACTCAATGAAACACCGCTTATATGGATAGCAGGCAGCATCATTACACCCACTAACCACGGATTTTTAGGTGAACCCCATTCGCCGTTTTTTCCCCAGTTCAATGCTTCGACGGCATCATAAGGGACGGTTGGGTCGAATGAATAACTCACTATCATCCATAACAAAGCATAACCAACTACCCACAAGTAAACGGATTTATAGCAAGAAGTATCAAAAATAGGCATATCGATTTATCATTTATTGAAAGCTAAGAGTAATAGAATATTTGTTGATGGTTAAACCATGCATGAATGATAAGAGATTTTTGGCTATTTTTTTTAAAAGATAAAGAGTTATTCACGGCGCTTTTCTATACGTGCAGTTTCTGCTAGATTCCGGCGCAGCAATACCCTGATAAACCAAACTGAGTAACAGGCTATGAACCCGTTAAAGAAAAAAGCACCAGCCAAAGTATCCGCTAGTAAACAGAAAAGAAAAAACCGCGAAGAATTGAATGCGGAAGGGCGTGCACGTAAGCGTGAGAAAAAACATCGTGGCAATCCGCCCGGTAACCGCAATCAGGAACAGAGCGGTGATAAACATCCGTCAGGCAAACAGCAACGTGATCCACGTCTTGGTAGTAAAGTGCCTGTTCCGCTGATCGTCGGGGAACAACCGACAAAACCTGTCGTTGCTAATAAAGTCGAGACAAAACCACGTCTGTCGCCACAGGAAGAGTTAGCAATGTTGGAAAACGACGATCGTCTGGATGCATTGTTAGAGCGTCTGGAAAATGGCGAAAGTCTGTCTAAAGAAGAGCATGCTTATGTTGACACTACGCTGGATCGGATTGACGCTCTGATGGAAGAGTTAGGTATTAAACTGGATGAGGAAGAGCGTGAAGAAGAGAAGCAGGATGACATTATGCAACTGCTGAAAGGTAACTAATTTAATCTCTCATGATCAGAGGCGGGTTGATCCTAATAACCATACTAATAGTATGTTATTTGTTATGGTTATTGGGTAAACTGTGGCGATTATCGCGGCGTAAAACCCGGCTGCGCGGAGCCACCATAGCGCAACATATTAAGCATATGAAAGTGTTACGTTTTGATGGGCAAAAACATCGGAAGGAATGAGCATGTCTGAGCAAGCCATCGTTTGGGATCTGCCTTTGATCCAGAAATACAATTATTCCGGCCCTCGTTATACTTCGTATCCGACGGCATTGGAATTCAATCAACAGTATGATAATGCAGCATTTATCCAGGCTGCTGCCCGTTACCCTGAACGACCGCTTTCTCTCTACCTCCATATTCCGTTTTGCCATAAGCTCTGTTATTTCTGTGGTTGTAATAAATTGGTCACTCGTCGAAAGCATAAGGCGGATGAATATTTGCAATGGCTTGAACGGGAAATTCGTGGCCGGGCAAAGTTGTTTTCTGGTCGTAAAGTGAGTCAGATGCATTGGGGCGGTGGTACGCCAACTTATCTTAATAAAAACCAAATCAGTAAATTGATGGGATTGTTGCGTCACCATTTTGATTTTCTGCCAGATGCTGAAATTTCTATTGAAATTGACCCACGTGAAATTGAACTGGATATGATTGATCACCTGCGTAGTGAAGGTTTTAACCGTCTGAGCATGGGCGTGCAGGATTTCAATAAAGAAGTACAGCATTTGGTGAACCGTGAACAGGATGAAGAGTTTATCTTTGCTTTGGTAGCTCGTGCCCGCGAAACGGGTTTTAATTCCACCAGTATTGATCTGATTTATGGCTTGCCGAAACAGACACCAGAAAGTTTTGCTTTCACTCTGGAACGAGTATTAGCGTTATCACCGGATAGAATGAGTGTTTTCAATTATGCTCATTTGCCGAGTTTATTTGCTGCTCAACGTAAAATTAAGGAACATGATTTACCGAGTGCTGAACAAAAGCTGGATATATTGCAAGAAACAATCGCAACGCTGACAAGTAATGGCTATCAATTTATCGGCATGGACCATTTTGCTCGCCCGGATGACGAACTGGCGGTGGCTCAGCGGGAAGGGAAATTACATCGCAATTTTCAGGGTTATACCACTCAGGAAGAGTGTGACCTGCTAGGCTTGGGAGTTTCTGCTATCAGTATGTTGGGCGATAGCTATTCTCAAAATCAAAAAGAGTTAAAAACCTATTATGCGGAATTAGAAAAACAGGAGCATGCTTTATGGCGTGGTTTAACGCTGTCCCAAGATGATTGTATTCGTCGTGATGTTATTAAAGCGCTAATCTGTAATTTTCGTCTAAATTTTATCGATATTGAGCAGCAATATGAGCTGAGTTTTACCCGCTATTTCGCCGAAGATTTGCAATTATTAACGCCACTGGTTGACGATGGACTGGTTGAAGTGAATGAGAAACAGATCTGGGTAACGCCGCGAGGCCGGTTACTGATTCGTAATATCTGTATGTGTTTTGATATTTATTTGCGCCAACAGGTTCGCCAGCATCAGTTTTCAAGGGTGATTTGATTGTTCAGAGCATGGTTTTTAAATAAAAAGGTTTTAACCTCGTTAAAGTCTTTTTATTTTACATTTGAATATCCGGTTTTACGGTTTTCATTTAACCTCATTTACCTAATATCTGTTTAAATAAAATGGCAATTACACAATTTAAATTACAGTCTCAAAGAAAAAAACGTTATTTTCAACGAGGTTTGTCAGCGGTCTGAGCTAAGCGTATATGCTTAGCTTTTTTTTCTTTCACTTAAATATGTAAGAACAAGAAATAGAACGACAATTACAATACTTCCTATTAAAGATGCAATCCACCATTCATCGGGGAAGAAATACACTGATACAATCCCACATATAAAAATGGCTATAACGGGCATATTTGACCACAATAATTCTTTAATAAATACATAAAAAAGATTTTTGAACCACCTTTTGCTAAATATTTTATTTTTCATATATAAATTCAATCATCCATCATATGTGCAAGTACGCGAGCAACTTCTTCTTCGCTGACCTGCTGATTCCTAAAAGTCTGATGTATTATATTTCAGGCTTTTGGTGAGTACGCAATAAACCAAGACAACAATAACCGGCCAAATAAGAATAAGGATTGAAGTCCACAATGACCAATGCCATACATTTACCACCAAAACTAAGCTACATATAAAAATAGCAATAATAAGAGGCAAAAACTTAACAAGTAGACAAAAAACGTAAAGAGATGCGATAACAGCGGCCACTTTGGCTGGAATCTTCCACAATCCAAAGTAATCATGGAAAATATAAAAATTGATCGATAACACTTGTATCATACCAACGAAAAGAGAATAAAACAGAATAATCGCCACAATAATCCGGCACCACTTCATCATCTTAAACCAACCTTTTAATTACTAGTTTGAATATAAATCACAACAGAGATTGTGATTTTTTTAAATTAAGTTCTTGCTCACTTGGTAAGGTAATAACGGTAGCTTGAAATATTGCGTATTTTTTCGAGTTTCAGGCTGCTTGCCAGAATACGCTTGCATTGACGCAATATGTTGTCATATGGCCGAGCCTTACAACCTCAATCCAGCGATCTTCTTTGAGTATTTTTACTGCGCGTTACAGACGCTCAAGATACCTCCATATTCGGTCAGAGTTAAATCGCTACATGTTCCTGCGTTGGTTGTGTGTCCTACATTCTCAATTAGGTATATCAGGATTTCTGAGGTTACTGAGTTTCTCCTTATCAAGAAGCGCTATTCTTTTAGATACGCTCTGTTCACTTGGACAAAATTGTCGTTTTCAATTGGAGGGTGATAGATACTGCTCAATCTTGCCTTTTGTCGATTCTATTATCTCGATTGATCGTAAATTAATCACGTTTGATACTGGTTTTATCAGATAAAATACAGCCAGTCAATCAGTTATGACGATCCCTAACTTGCCGAATTGTTGACACGGCATTCTGTATTGGTCAGCCTTATCTGGTTAAATTTTTTAAAATCGGATTATACGGTTGATGCTATTATTGTTCAGGTTCATAATTGGGAAAATTTTTACACCGGTTTATAAGGTGGTACGTAATGGGCCAAGAGGCATACGAAGCTATTCAGGAAAAGCGCCTAAAGCCTTGGAAAGGTGAAGAGGAAGTTCGATACATTTGGATGAAGGCGATAGAAGATGCTACTGGATTTCATTTGAATGCTAAGCGCGGGCGTAAAGACTCAAGCCATAATCACGTAATCATTGAATTCAAAGCGCCGGGTTTGTTTCGTGGCAAGAAGGAGAGCGCTGGCTTCAAAAATGCCATAGAAGAACGACTTCTGCCATATATACAGTGTGAGTCAACGAAAACAGGAATTCCCGAATCTGATTTCATTGGAATAGCTATTGACGGTGAGCACATTTGTTTTGCTCAGGTCCATGGTGATCAGATTCATACTCAACACTTGATTCCCTTTTCAACCTATGCGGTCGATTTGGTGATTGACGCTTTTGTCTCCGATACGCGAAAAGCCTTAACAACTGAGAACCTATTAGCCGATTTTGGACATGGGTCAGCAAATGCCCGTGAATTTATGCAAGCTATGTCTGATGGTTTGCTTTACTACTTAAAACAGCAAGGCAACAACAAAGTTAAAATGCTTTTTGAGGAGTGGAGAACTTTGTACGGCCAAGTTGCTGATATGTCGATTTCACAAACAGAGGCTATTAACAAAGAGATTGCATTTATCTGGAATGGTTGGCCGGAAGATTCTACATCCGCACGGCTATTTGTCATTCATACTTACAATTCGATTCTCATCAAACTGTTAGCTGCCGAGATTGTATCAGCACACGGATTAACATCATCGACTCAACCTGCTCAGAGTATGTCGGCGCAAAAAGATGATGATGAGCTGGTTAATTATTTGGACTACTCTGTCGAGAAATCGGCCATTTTCAGGGAAGCGGGCATTAACGGTTTTGTCGAAGAGGCTATTTTTAGCTGGTATATTGGCCTTGCTAGAAACAAGGTTGTTCCGGCGTTACTACCTTCCTTGAGGCGGTTGCTTTCGGTTCTATCGTTATATCGGCTTGATCATTTATCTAGGACAAGGGATGTTTTGCGAGATCTATACCAAGGTCTTGTTCCTGGCAAACTCCGGCAGAGCCTTGGTGAATTCTACACCCCAGATTGGTTAGTTGATTTTACGCTTCAGAGAGCTGCTGACGACACATTATTGGAGCAGCGTGTGTTAGATCCTACCTGTGGATCTGGGGCATTCTTACTGGCGGTGATCCGTAAAAAGCGTGAGCTGGCGGCAATACAAGGATGGAGTGTGTCTAAGGTCATCAAAAACCTATGTGATAGTGTATGGGGTTTTGATTTGAACCCGCTTGCTGTTCAGACTGCTCGTGTAAATTTCCTGATGGAAATTGCAGACCTTCTCGCTGCATGCCCAGGAATGGATATTGAGGTTCCTGTACTAATGGCTGATGCCATTTATTCACCTGCGGAGATCCCCTCTGGAAAAAATAGAGTTGTTGAATACAACATCGGAAGTCAGGTAGCCAAACTGAATATTCACTTGCCTGTTGAGTTAGCCTTAAACAGGGAACGTCTCGATTTTGTTTTTGAACGAATGGGCAAAGACGTTGTGCAGGGATTAGAGTTTGATAAATCCAGTCAAAAACTGATAGCAGCAAGTATAGTCACCCAAGAAGAGTTATTAAACTGGTACAAGCCACTCCGACACACCTATGATCAAGTGTTAAATCTACACAGAAAGCAATGGAACGGTATTTGGTTCCGGATTGTCAGGAACTTCTTCTGGTCAGCGGCAGCAGGTAAATTTGATTTAGTTATTGGCAATCCTCCTTGGGTTAGATGGTCAAAGCTACCTGACCTTTATCGTGAACGTGTTAAACCAACGTGTGAAGACTATGGTATTTTTTCTAAGACCAAGCGTCATGGTGGGAATGAACTTGATATATCTGCCATGATAACCTACACAGTCTCCGACAAATGGCTGGATATAGGTGGCAAACTAGCGTTTGTCATCACTGGCACACTTTTTAAGAACCCATCGTCAGCAGGTTTTAGAACATTTAAATTAGATTCACAGCGAGAGGATTCTCTTTATCTTCAACCATTGTCTGTTGATGACATGAAGGAATTGAAACCATTTGAAGATGCAAGCAATCACACGTCTGTTGCTCTGTTTCGAAAATCCATCGTCTCTGTACAATACCCCGTGGCTTACAAGGTATGGTCAGCTAATCCTGGTCACAGGAAAGCTATTAGGCCCTGCACACCTCTTGATGACGTGCTGAAAGCTATTTCTCATACGACAAAAGAAGCATTTCCGGTTGGTGATGAAGGTTCTCCGTGGGCAATTCTTGCTCCTGGGCGCTTCAACGCGATTAAATATCTATCATCACCGTGTAAATGGACTAAAGGACGGAAAGGGATCACCACGGATCTTAACGGAGTTTATTTTGTTCCAATCTTGCAAAACAACGGCGCTCTCGTTCAGATTCAAAGCCGCCCGGAGGCTGGACGGAAAGACATTGGGCCACAGAAAACTCAGTGGGTAGAGCCCAATATGCTTTATCCTTTAATTAAGGGAGCGAGTGATTTTGATGAATGTTACTTGAAACTTGATGCTCCAGATTACGATGATGTTGAACAAAGACTGTTTACGTTCGTACCAAACACAGGTATTTCAAATGCAGAGTACGAGAGTGCGGATGTACAGTTGAATTCCCCTAAGATGAAAAAAACCTTAGCATGGTTTAAAGGGTTCGAGAGACTGTTACTGGAGCGTTCTACCTATCGTCGCCAAATGAAAGGCGCTCCTTACCATGCTGTTTATAATGTTGGCGATTACACCTTCAAACCATGGAAAGTGATATGGCCAGAAATGTCCTCATCGTTTTATGCAGCGGTTGCAAGCTTTCAGAATGTACCTGTTGTTGGTGAACGTGTTTATATTCCAGATCACAAAGTATACTTTGCGTCCTTTGATAACAAAGAAACAGCATATTATTTGTGCGGATTATTGAATTCATTAACTGTTCAGGAATGGATTAACAGCCACAATGTATCCATTCAAGTTGCGGATGTATTCAAACATCTATCATTACCTAATTTTGATATTACTAACACGATGCATACTAACCTTGCAGAGCTTGTTGAAGAGGCTCATCAGTGTCACGACAAAACAGAACGCCAGAAAATTATCAAGCGAATAAAATCGGTCGCGGAGGATGTTTTGATCACCTGGAGTGTAACGCTCGTAGAATAACTGACAAAGATAAGTTGGCTATTATGGCAAACATCCTTAACTGGCCTGATTATATCGTCCTGTCTGTCTCCGAACTGGAGCATGATTACCGGGTACATGTAGGGACGGCCAACCCACCTACTCACTGCATCCACTGCAAGCATCCTGAAATCGTTGGCTTTGGCCGTCGTGATGAGGTGATCATGGATACTCCTGTCAATGGCAAGCGGACAGGGATTATACTGAATCGCCGCCGCTACCGTTGTCAAATATGTTGTAAGACGTTTATGGAACCAGTACCACACAAGGATGGTAAGCGGCAAATGACTCACCGTTTGATCCAATACATTGAGCGTGAGAGTCTACGGCGCACCTTTTCCAGCGTAGCAGAGGACGTAGGTGTGGACGAAAAGACGGTTCGTAATATATTTCACGACTCCTGCGAGAGACTGGAAAAGACCTTTAATTTTGAAATGCCTAAATGGCTGGGTATTGATGAAATCCATATCATAAAACCCCGGTGTGTTATCGCCAATATCGAGCTGCAAACCATTGTTGATATGCTTGATAACAATAACAAAGCCACTGTTATGCGCTACCTAACTAAACGAAAAGATCGCTATCAGGTGCGCTATGTCGCTATGAATATGTGGCGACCATACAGAGAAGCAGTGGCTACTATGATCCCTGACGCTACGGTTATCATAGATAAGTTTCATGTTGTCCGTATGGCGAATGAGTCACTAGAAAGAGCACTAAAGGCCATCAGAAGCGGCTTGACAGCTCAGCAGCGTCGAAGACTGATGAAAAATCACTTTGTGTTGCTGAAACGTCGCCATGAGCAGACAGATGCTGAATATATGCGATTCTCTGACTGGATACTCAACTATCCCGACTTGGGTTATGCTTACGAGTTGAAAGAGTCATTTTTCGGCATATGGGACTGCAAAAATAGGTACGAGGCACAGCAAGCCTACTATGTTTGGCTTAGACAGATAACACCTGAAATGAAGGTGTATTTTGACCCACTCGTTAAAGCTATAGATAACTGGCATGATGATGTTTTTGCTTACTTCGACCACCCGATCACTAATGCTTATATAGAGAATCTGAACAATTTGATTAGAGTGGTGAACCATGTTGGTCGTGGTTACAGTTTTGAAGCATTGCGAGCTGAAATACTGTTTACTAAGGGCTTTCAGCAGAGCAAGAACCCCCACTATCAACATCAACGGATTCCTGAGCAGGCATGCGGACCAGAGTCGGAAACGTCAATAAATTACGGTGTAGATATATCAGCACTGGTAAGAGAGATAGAAATGGGGCGATTATAGCCCTGTTTCAACCATAAAATTGGGGTATCCATAAATAGGCAATAGCCTGATTTGCGAATATATCCTTACTCCAACCCGAGTTCTTTTAACTTCCGTGTAATCGTATTGCGTCCCCAACCTAGCAATCGTGCAGCCTCTTGTTTATGGCCTTTGGTATGCTTCAGTGCACAATCAAGTAAGGTACGCTCCAATAACGGTAATGCTTCCGATAACAGATCCTGCTGACCATGTTCCAATGCAGTTGTTGCCCACTGGGCAAGTAGCTGCGACCAATTTTTCGGTATTGTATTTGTAGGTGTTGTATTTGCGGGTACGGTATTTATAGATACTGTATTTACAGATGTTGTCATACCGCTTTCGGTATTATGATGAGTTTCAAATAATTCAGATGGCAAATCTTGCACTAATACTTCCTGGCTTGCCGCCATGACCGTCAGCCAGCGGCAGATATTTTCCAACTGGCGAACATTGCCCGGCCAAGGTAAACGCATTAAGGCTATTTCTGCGTCAGGATGGAGAATCTTTGTTTCTACGCCCAATTCTTTTGCGGTCTGTTGTAGGAAATGGCGGGTCAGGCGAGGGATATCCTCTACTCTGTCACGTAAGGGCGGTAATTGCATACGAATAACATTGAGGCGGTGATAGAGATCTTCACGGAATTTGCCTTTCTGTACCAAGCGCTCTAGATCCTGATGGGTTGCCGCGATAATTCTCACATCCACTTTTACGGGAGCATACCCGCCAACTCGGTAGAACTGACCTTCCGCCAATACCCGTAACAGACGGGTCTGAATGTCCAGAGGCATATCACCAATTTCATCCAGAAACAGTGAGCCACGATTAGCCTGTTCAAACCGCCCATGACGTACTTGATTAGCGCCAGTGAAAGCCCCTTTTTCATGACCAAACAACTCTGACTCAATTAAATCTTTAGGGATAGCTGCCATGTTAAGGGCAATAAATGGCTCATTGGCCCGAGGGCTGTGACGGTGCAGCGCATGAGCCACCAGCTCTTTTCCGGTACCGGATTCGCCATTAATTAGGACGCTGATAGAGGAACGGGAGAGGCGGCCGATAAT is from Photorhabdus laumondii subsp. laumondii and encodes:
- a CDS encoding ShlB/FhaC/HecB family hemolysin secretion/activation protein, giving the protein MGSRFLYHRRLTGLILLTISELVYASTSISPADQETITQQQKALLQQAEQQRETLRNNITLSPSPDVAPGTAESICHTIHRIEFDGAKSLPLPIKQHLIHPYLSHCLSLQDINTLVRQTTNAYIERGYVTSRAGLNAQDLSSGILIITVNEGKVESVSLDGETPLSLKMVFPSIVGKTLNLRDIEQGMERLNRLPSQQMTIDIQPGKQPGYSTVILKRTSIRLPVSASLGADNSGQKSTGTEQINASINLDNPLHLADQWSLSASRNSDFRNSHQSRSLSANVTVPYGYWLFSYQYAWNDSFQNIPACSQTYRYTGDSQTHRLAVNRTLYRDGEQKLALDMGLTRRRTTNLLAGETLSISSPTLSTINLGVNYSTVLAGSYVTFNPMVSHGLQTFGATKDDPRFSDAPRSQFRKLSLSASYFMPVTDSVYYLSSIYGQTTPDNLYASERLSLGGQYSVRGFKEQYLTGNRGGYWRNELNWRISELPIPSELTLTGALDTGWLQEKTGQIEGGNVTGTALGLSLTHPRFNQTITIGKPLIHPDHLKPDHWVAYWSVSLTF
- a CDS encoding ArnT family glycosyltransferase, whose amino-acid sequence is MPIFDTSCYKSVYLWVVGYALLWMIVSYSFDPTVPYDAVEALNWGKNGEWGSPKNPWLVGVMMLPAIHISGVSLSFYWYFIHFIAIAISMLGVWHLAFRLTGKKELAWLAMLTLNLSGIINFDIIPYNDNYLLIMLWPWIMLFFLRAVYDNPHWWLAFALSSGLATMGKYSTLALVGSVFLLTLFVPKIRQCYRQPALYLALVIWFVLVLPNFWWLWNNDFAAFKWVNSQIDSGFNLQTTRSLLSVFYPLIIVGIIIYQLGGRISWPKEQPNRLVNIIILLPLLIIYCWFSFNQGGRMTEWLHPFMSVSSALLVGSITRFPQKSLRSTLRGLIVVAVLILMGYVLIMAANVRGAGHKFEGIKDFSWQLEQRWHQHYSTPLHYVGGEYLHQWLTVYAPSQPETIQPWIPGKQAPNIYNRHVKASDIVRSGAILVGEKGKTCEQEDFHSVLQYWPKLRISSTEEFLFQPEPETKPILVCVGFVSPEKYQ
- the yihI gene encoding Der GTPase-activating protein YihI, with the translated sequence MNPLKKKAPAKVSASKQKRKNREELNAEGRARKREKKHRGNPPGNRNQEQSGDKHPSGKQQRDPRLGSKVPVPLIVGEQPTKPVVANKVETKPRLSPQEELAMLENDDRLDALLERLENGESLSKEEHAYVDTTLDRIDALMEELGIKLDEEEREEEKQDDIMQLLKGN
- the hemN gene encoding oxygen-independent coproporphyrinogen III oxidase, translating into MSEQAIVWDLPLIQKYNYSGPRYTSYPTALEFNQQYDNAAFIQAAARYPERPLSLYLHIPFCHKLCYFCGCNKLVTRRKHKADEYLQWLEREIRGRAKLFSGRKVSQMHWGGGTPTYLNKNQISKLMGLLRHHFDFLPDAEISIEIDPREIELDMIDHLRSEGFNRLSMGVQDFNKEVQHLVNREQDEEFIFALVARARETGFNSTSIDLIYGLPKQTPESFAFTLERVLALSPDRMSVFNYAHLPSLFAAQRKIKEHDLPSAEQKLDILQETIATLTSNGYQFIGMDHFARPDDELAVAQREGKLHRNFQGYTTQEECDLLGLGVSAISMLGDSYSQNQKELKTYYAELEKQEHALWRGLTLSQDDCIRRDVIKALICNFRLNFIDIEQQYELSFTRYFAEDLQLLTPLVDDGLVEVNEKQIWVTPRGRLLIRNICMCFDIYLRQQVRQHQFSRVI
- a CDS encoding Eco57I restriction-modification methylase domain-containing protein; the protein is MGQEAYEAIQEKRLKPWKGEEEVRYIWMKAIEDATGFHLNAKRGRKDSSHNHVIIEFKAPGLFRGKKESAGFKNAIEERLLPYIQCESTKTGIPESDFIGIAIDGEHICFAQVHGDQIHTQHLIPFSTYAVDLVIDAFVSDTRKALTTENLLADFGHGSANAREFMQAMSDGLLYYLKQQGNNKVKMLFEEWRTLYGQVADMSISQTEAINKEIAFIWNGWPEDSTSARLFVIHTYNSILIKLLAAEIVSAHGLTSSTQPAQSMSAQKDDDELVNYLDYSVEKSAIFREAGINGFVEEAIFSWYIGLARNKVVPALLPSLRRLLSVLSLYRLDHLSRTRDVLRDLYQGLVPGKLRQSLGEFYTPDWLVDFTLQRAADDTLLEQRVLDPTCGSGAFLLAVIRKKRELAAIQGWSVSKVIKNLCDSVWGFDLNPLAVQTARVNFLMEIADLLAACPGMDIEVPVLMADAIYSPAEIPSGKNRVVEYNIGSQVAKLNIHLPVELALNRERLDFVFERMGKDVVQGLEFDKSSQKLIAASIVTQEELLNWYKPLRHTYDQVLNLHRKQWNGIWFRIVRNFFWSAAAGKFDLVIGNPPWVRWSKLPDLYRERVKPTCEDYGIFSKTKRHGGNELDISAMITYTVSDKWLDIGGKLAFVITGTLFKNPSSAGFRTFKLDSQREDSLYLQPLSVDDMKELKPFEDASNHTSVALFRKSIVSVQYPVAYKVWSANPGHRKAIRPCTPLDDVLKAISHTTKEAFPVGDEGSPWAILAPGRFNAIKYLSSPCKWTKGRKGITTDLNGVYFVPILQNNGALVQIQSRPEAGRKDIGPQKTQWVEPNMLYPLIKGASDFDECYLKLDAPDYDDVEQRLFTFVPNTGISNAEYESADVQLNSPKMKKTLAWFKGFERLLLERSTYRRQMKGAPYHAVYNVGDYTFKPWKVIWPEMSSSFYAAVASFQNVPVVGERVYIPDHKVYFASFDNKETAYYLCGLLNSLTVQEWINSHNVSIQVADVFKHLSLPNFDITNTMHTNLAELVEEAHQCHDKTERQKIIKRIKSVAEDVLITWSVTLVE
- a CDS encoding ISL3 family transposase, which gives rise to MANILNWPDYIVLSVSELEHDYRVHVGTANPPTHCIHCKHPEIVGFGRRDEVIMDTPVNGKRTGIILNRRRYRCQICCKTFMEPVPHKDGKRQMTHRLIQYIERESLRRTFSSVAEDVGVDEKTVRNIFHDSCERLEKTFNFEMPKWLGIDEIHIIKPRCVIANIELQTIVDMLDNNNKATVMRYLTKRKDRYQVRYVAMNMWRPYREAVATMIPDATVIIDKFHVVRMANESLERALKAIRSGLTAQQRRRLMKNHFVLLKRRHEQTDAEYMRFSDWILNYPDLGYAYELKESFFGIWDCKNRYEAQQAYYVWLRQITPEMKVYFDPLVKAIDNWHDDVFAYFDHPITNAYIENLNNLIRVVNHVGRGYSFEALRAEILFTKGFQQSKNPHYQHQRIPEQACGPESETSINYGVDISALVREIEMGRL